The DNA segment CAGAATCGCTTCCAACGGCGTGTCTTCGTCGAACATGCAGACAAAGTCGACGGGCTCCAATCCCGCCAGCAACTCCGCACGCTCATCCTGCGGAATAATCGGGCGATTCGGGCCCTTCATGCGCGCGACGGAAGCATCAGTATTGATGGCCACCACCAGGGCGTCGCCCAGGGCGCGGGCACGGCTCAGTAAATCAATATGCCCGGAATGCAGGATGTCGAAGCACCCATTGGTGAAGACGATCTTTTTGCCGGCTGCCTGAAGATTGCGGACTTCCCCGGCTACAGCTTGGAGGGATGCG comes from the Terriglobia bacterium genome and includes:
- the rfaE2 gene encoding D-glycero-beta-D-manno-heptose 1-phosphate adenylyltransferase, producing the protein ASLQAVAGEVRNLQAAGKKIVFTNGCFDILHSGHIDLLSRARALGDALVVAINTDASVARMKGPNRPIIPQDERAELLAGLEPVDFVCMFDEDTPLEAILAIHPDILVKGADWTANIVGQPEVEGWGGKVVALALVQGRSTTGIVERVLDRYGVANGNPRKANS